A genomic segment from Klebsiella africana encodes:
- the aphA gene encoding acid phosphatase AphA, producing MRKLTLAFAAASLLFTLNSAVVARASTPQPLWVGTNVAQLAEQAPIHWVSVAQIENSLLGRPPMAVGFDIDDTVLFSSPGFWRGQKTFSPGSEDYLKNPQFWEKMNNGWDEFSMPKEVARQLIAMHVKRGDSIWFVTGRSQTKTETVSKTLQDDFLIPAANMNPVIFAGDKPGQNTKTQWLQAKQIKVFYGDSDNDITAAREAGARGIRVLRAANSSYKPLPMAGALGEEVIVNSEY from the coding sequence ATGCGCAAACTTACTCTCGCCTTTGCGGCGGCTTCTCTCCTGTTCACGCTGAACAGCGCCGTTGTGGCGCGCGCCTCCACGCCACAGCCGTTGTGGGTGGGCACCAATGTGGCCCAACTGGCCGAGCAGGCGCCGATCCACTGGGTTTCGGTGGCGCAAATCGAAAACAGTCTGCTGGGGCGGCCGCCGATGGCCGTCGGCTTTGATATCGATGACACCGTCCTCTTTTCCAGTCCGGGCTTCTGGCGCGGGCAAAAAACCTTTTCTCCCGGCAGTGAGGATTACCTGAAAAACCCGCAGTTCTGGGAAAAAATGAACAATGGCTGGGATGAGTTCAGCATGCCGAAAGAGGTGGCGCGCCAGCTGATTGCGATGCATGTGAAGCGTGGGGATAGCATCTGGTTCGTCACCGGCCGCAGCCAGACCAAAACCGAAACCGTTTCTAAAACCCTGCAGGATGATTTTCTCATCCCGGCCGCCAATATGAATCCGGTGATTTTCGCTGGTGATAAGCCAGGCCAGAACACCAAGACCCAGTGGTTGCAGGCGAAGCAGATAAAGGTTTTCTACGGCGATTCGGATAACGATATCACCGCCGCCCGCGAGGCAGGCGCCCGTGGGATCCGCGTGCTGCGGGCCGCCAACTCCTCCTATAAGCCGCTGCCGATGGCCGGGGCGCTGGGCGAGGAAGTGATCGTCAATTCCGAATACTGA
- a CDS encoding MltF family protein: MNATLLSRLFIAWHTCLAALLFAPFLLAAEAEKTPPVATEDNTLSIHIDDMLQPWKGDLPGMIDRRTIRVLTTYSKTFFFIDKGTQRGATHDIFIALENDLNKQLAKDKKLKQRHLKLHIVFVPVSRDNLFTALNEGKGDIAAANLTITPSREAQVDFAQPLYSNVKELLISGPASPKVDSLEQLSGQTVFVRRSSSYYDSLQALNARFASEARPPVILEAAPEALEDEDLLEMLNAGLIPLIVVDQHKAMFWKQVFPKIQVHDNVVLRDGGNIAWAVRKDSPQLLAVLNNFVKKNRQGTTLGNTLLLRYLKNAKYVKNAAASKERRKFLAMVEVFRKYGDRYDVDWLLMAAQGYQESRLNQSVRSHVGAVGVMQVMPSTGKELKVGDIKQLDPNIHAGVKYMRWMIDRYYADEPMTRLDKALFAFASYNAGPARIARLRTLTKQRGFDPNVWFGNVENLAAEKIGAETVTYVSNIYKYYIAYRLIVDDIARKQKATAVPRQEPVAQPAKPQPSVAPPATAQVPVI; encoded by the coding sequence CCTGTTTATCGCCTGGCATACCTGCCTCGCGGCGCTGTTATTCGCCCCTTTCCTGCTTGCGGCGGAGGCGGAAAAAACGCCGCCAGTCGCAACCGAAGACAATACGCTGTCGATTCATATTGACGATATGCTACAGCCGTGGAAAGGCGATCTGCCTGGCATGATCGACCGTCGTACCATTCGGGTATTAACCACCTACAGCAAGACCTTCTTTTTTATTGATAAAGGCACTCAGCGCGGGGCGACGCACGACATCTTTATCGCGCTGGAAAACGATCTGAATAAACAGCTGGCGAAGGATAAAAAGCTAAAACAGCGCCACCTGAAGCTGCATATCGTTTTTGTGCCGGTCAGTCGGGATAATCTCTTTACCGCGCTTAATGAAGGTAAAGGCGATATTGCCGCCGCCAACCTGACCATCACGCCCTCGCGGGAAGCCCAGGTCGATTTCGCCCAGCCGCTCTACAGCAACGTGAAAGAATTACTGATCTCCGGGCCGGCATCGCCGAAGGTCGACAGCCTGGAGCAGCTCTCCGGCCAAACCGTCTTTGTTCGCCGCTCCTCCAGCTATTACGACAGCCTGCAGGCGCTGAACGCTCGATTTGCCAGTGAGGCGCGCCCACCGGTAATACTGGAGGCAGCGCCGGAAGCGCTGGAGGATGAAGATCTACTGGAAATGCTCAACGCCGGGCTGATTCCGCTGATCGTCGTCGATCAGCATAAAGCGATGTTCTGGAAACAGGTGTTTCCAAAAATTCAGGTCCATGACAACGTGGTGCTGCGCGACGGCGGCAACATTGCCTGGGCGGTACGCAAAGACAGCCCGCAGCTGCTGGCGGTACTGAACAACTTCGTCAAAAAGAATCGTCAGGGCACCACGCTGGGTAATACCCTCCTGCTGCGTTACCTGAAAAATGCTAAATATGTCAAAAATGCCGCCGCGAGTAAGGAACGGCGCAAGTTCCTCGCCATGGTGGAAGTCTTCCGCAAATATGGCGACCGCTACGATGTCGACTGGCTGCTGATGGCGGCCCAGGGGTACCAGGAATCGCGACTGAACCAGTCGGTGCGAAGCCACGTCGGTGCCGTCGGTGTTATGCAGGTGATGCCCAGCACCGGAAAAGAGCTGAAAGTGGGCGATATTAAACAGCTGGATCCCAATATCCATGCTGGCGTGAAATACATGCGCTGGATGATAGATCGTTACTATGCCGATGAGCCCATGACCCGGCTCGATAAAGCGCTATTTGCCTTTGCCTCCTACAACGCCGGTCCGGCGCGTATCGCCCGCCTGCGCACCCTGACCAAACAGCGCGGGTTTGATCCAAACGTCTGGTTCGGTAACGTCGAAAATCTGGCGGCAGAAAAAATCGGCGCGGAAACGGTGACCTACGTCAGCAATATCTATAAGTATTACATCGCCTATCGGCTGATCGTCGATGATATAGCTCGTAAACAGAAAGCGACGGCCGTACCGCGGCAGGAGCCGGTGGCGCAGCCAGCCAAACCGCAGCCCAGCGTGGCGCCCCCCGCCACCGCTCAGGTGCCCGTCATCTGA
- the tyrB gene encoding aromatic amino acid transaminase, with amino-acid sequence MFQKVDAYAGDPILSLMERFKEDPRSDKVNLSIGLYYNDDGIIPQLQAVAEAEARLNAEPHGASLYLPMEGLSGYRQVIAPLLFGAEHTALKQNRIASIQTVGGSGALKIGADFLKRYFPESHVWVSDPTWENHIAIFEGAGFEVSTYPWFDKATNGVRFEDLLATLQTLPARDIVLLHPCCHNPTGADLTPAQWDRVVEVLQARQLIPFLDIAYQGFGAGLEEDAYAIRAIASAGMPMLVSNSFSKIFSLYGERVGGLSVVCEDSETAGRVLGQLKATVRRNYSSPPSFGAQVVATVLNDAALKATWQAEVDAMRTHILTMRQALVDALQQVAPGSKVDYLLKQRGMFSYTGFSAAQVDRLRDEFGVYLIASGRMCVAGLNSRNVQQVAKAFAAVM; translated from the coding sequence GTGTTTCAAAAAGTTGACGCCTACGCCGGCGACCCTATTCTTTCTCTGATGGAACGCTTCAAAGAAGATCCGCGAAGCGACAAAGTCAACCTGAGTATCGGGCTATACTACAACGATGACGGCATTATTCCGCAGCTGCAGGCGGTGGCGGAAGCGGAAGCACGCCTGAACGCCGAGCCGCATGGCGCTTCGCTGTATCTGCCGATGGAAGGGTTGAGCGGCTACCGTCAGGTGATTGCGCCGCTGCTGTTTGGCGCAGAGCATACCGCGCTTAAGCAAAACCGCATTGCCTCCATTCAGACGGTCGGCGGTTCGGGCGCGCTGAAGATCGGGGCCGACTTCCTCAAACGCTACTTTCCGGAGTCTCATGTCTGGGTCAGCGATCCGACCTGGGAAAACCACATCGCCATTTTTGAAGGGGCTGGCTTCGAAGTAAGTACTTACCCCTGGTTTGATAAAGCCACCAACGGCGTGCGCTTTGAGGACCTGCTGGCGACGCTGCAAACGCTGCCGGCCCGCGATATTGTGCTGCTGCACCCCTGCTGCCACAACCCGACCGGCGCCGACCTGACGCCAGCCCAATGGGACCGCGTGGTTGAGGTGTTACAAGCGCGTCAGCTAATCCCGTTCCTCGACATCGCCTACCAGGGCTTTGGCGCCGGGTTGGAAGAAGATGCCTACGCCATTCGCGCCATCGCCAGCGCCGGGATGCCGATGCTGGTCAGCAACTCGTTCTCCAAAATCTTCTCGCTGTACGGGGAGCGCGTCGGCGGTCTGTCCGTGGTCTGTGAAGACAGTGAAACTGCAGGCCGCGTACTCGGTCAGCTGAAGGCCACCGTGCGCCGTAACTACTCCAGCCCGCCGAGCTTTGGCGCGCAGGTAGTGGCGACGGTGCTGAACGATGCTGCTCTGAAAGCCACGTGGCAGGCGGAAGTGGACGCCATGCGCACGCATATTCTGACTATGCGTCAGGCGCTGGTCGACGCGCTGCAGCAGGTTGCCCCGGGCAGCAAGGTCGATTATCTGCTTAAGCAGCGCGGGATGTTCAGCTATACCGGCTTCAGCGCGGCGCAGGTGGATCGTCTACGCGACGAGTTTGGCGTCTACCTGATTGCCAGCGGCCGTATGTGCGTGGCGGGGTTAAACTCACGTAATGTTCAGCAGGTGGCGAAAGCCTTTGCTGCGGTAATGTAA
- the alr gene encoding alanine racemase: protein MQAATVVINRRALRHNLQRLRELAPASKLVAVVKANAYGHGLLETARTLIDADAFGVARLEEALRLRAGGIAQPILLLEGFFAAEDLAVIAAQRLHTAVHSPEQLAALEQADLPEPVTVWMKLDTGMHRLGVRPEEAEAFYQRLSQCKNVRQPVNVVSHFARADEPTCGATERQLDIFTTFTEGKPGLRSIAASGGILLWPQSHYDWVRPGIILYGVSPLDDRSTGKDFGCQPVMTLTSSLIAVREHKAGEPVGYGGTWISERDTRLGVVAMGYGDGYPRAAPSGTPVLVNGREVPIVGRVAMDMICVDLGPQAKDKAGDAVVLWGEELPVERIAEITKVSAYELITRLTSRVAMKYLD from the coding sequence ATGCAAGCGGCAACTGTAGTTATCAACCGCCGCGCTCTGCGACACAACCTGCAACGTCTGCGTGAACTGGCGCCCGCCAGCAAACTGGTTGCGGTAGTGAAAGCGAACGCCTACGGACACGGTCTTCTCGAGACCGCGCGAACGCTGATCGACGCCGATGCCTTTGGCGTCGCCCGCCTGGAAGAGGCGCTGCGCCTGCGGGCAGGGGGCATCGCCCAGCCGATCCTCCTGCTGGAGGGCTTTTTTGCTGCGGAAGACCTGGCGGTGATCGCCGCCCAGCGCCTGCATACAGCGGTGCATAGCCCCGAACAGCTGGCAGCGCTGGAGCAAGCCGACCTCCCCGAGCCGGTGACCGTGTGGATGAAGCTGGATACCGGCATGCATAGATTAGGCGTTCGCCCGGAGGAAGCCGAGGCGTTTTATCAGCGTCTGAGCCAGTGTAAAAACGTCCGCCAGCCGGTTAACGTGGTGAGCCATTTCGCCCGCGCCGATGAGCCGACCTGCGGCGCTACCGAACGCCAGCTGGATATCTTCACCACCTTTACCGAAGGCAAACCAGGGCTGCGCTCAATCGCCGCCTCGGGCGGCATACTGCTGTGGCCGCAATCGCATTACGACTGGGTGCGTCCGGGGATTATCCTGTATGGCGTGTCGCCGTTGGACGATCGCTCCACCGGGAAAGATTTTGGCTGCCAGCCGGTGATGACCTTGACGTCCAGCCTGATTGCGGTGCGCGAGCATAAAGCAGGGGAGCCCGTCGGCTACGGCGGCACCTGGATCAGCGAACGAGATACCCGTCTCGGCGTGGTGGCGATGGGCTATGGCGACGGTTATCCGCGCGCGGCGCCGTCGGGCACGCCAGTGCTGGTCAATGGCCGCGAAGTGCCGATCGTCGGCCGGGTGGCGATGGATATGATCTGCGTTGACCTCGGACCGCAGGCCAAGGATAAAGCCGGCGACGCGGTGGTACTGTGGGGAGAGGAACTTCCGGTAGAGCGCATCGCCGAGATAACGAAAGTGAGTGCTTACGAACTTATTACGCGACTGACTTCCCGCGTCGCCATGAAATACCTCGACTAA
- a CDS encoding MmcQ/YjbR family DNA-binding protein, whose protein sequence is MTISELLQYCMAKPGAEQSVHSDWKATQIKVSDVLFAMVKEVEDQRPAVALKASPELAELLRQQHRDVRPSQHLNKAHWSTVYLDGSLPDSQIYYLVDASYQQAVKMLPEPVRQQLTR, encoded by the coding sequence ATGACAATTTCGGAGTTATTGCAGTACTGCATGGCGAAACCGGGAGCAGAGCAGAGCGTCCACAGCGACTGGAAAGCCACGCAGATTAAGGTCTCAGACGTGCTGTTTGCCATGGTGAAGGAGGTTGAGGACCAGCGGCCGGCGGTCGCGCTGAAGGCGAGTCCGGAGTTGGCGGAGCTGCTGCGACAGCAGCATCGCGATGTCCGGCCCAGCCAGCATCTCAATAAAGCGCACTGGAGCACCGTCTATCTGGATGGCTCGCTGCCGGATTCGCAAATCTACTACCTGGTCGATGCGTCTTACCAGCAGGCGGTGAAAATGCTGCCGGAGCCGGTCCGGCAGCAGCTTACCCGCTAA
- the uvrA gene encoding excinuclease ABC subunit UvrA, which produces MDKIEVRGARTHNLKNINLVIPRDKLIVVTGLSGSGKSSLAFDTLYAEGQRRYVESLSAYARQFLSLMEKPDVDHIEGLSPAISIEQKSTSHNPRSTVGTITEIHDYLRLLYARVGEPRCPDHDVPLAAQTVSQMVDNVLAQPEGLRLMLLAPIIKERKGEHTKTLENLASQGYIRARIDGEVCDLSDPPKLELQKKHTIEVVIDRFKVRDDLAQRLAESFETALELSGGTAIVANMDDEKAEELLFSANFACPICGYSMRELEPRLFSFNNPAGACPTCDGLGVQQYFDPDRVVQNPELSLAGGAIRGWDRRNFYYFQMLKSLAEHYKFDVEAPWGTLSASVQKVVLYGSGKESIEFKYMNDRGDTSVRRHPFEGVLHNMERRYKETESSAVREELAKFISNRPCASCDGTRLRREARHVFVENTPLPTISDMSIGHAMDFFNNLKLSGQRAKIAEKVLKEIGDRLKFLVNVGLNYLTLSRSAETLSGGEAQRIRLASQIGAGLVGVMYVLDEPSIGLHQRDNERLLGTLIHLRNLGNTVIVVEHDEDAIRAADHVIDIGPGAGVHGGQVVAEGPLEAIMAVPESLTGQFMSGKRKIEVPKQRVPANPEKVLKLTGARGNNLKDVTLTLPVGLFTCITGVSGSGKSTLINDTLFPIAQRQLNGATIAEPAPYRDIQGLEHFDKVIDIDQSPIGRTPRSNPATYTGVFTPVRELFAGVPESRSRGYTPGRFSFNVRGGRCEACQGDGVIKVEMHFLPDIYVPCDQCKGKRYNRETLEIKYKGKTIHEVLDMTIEEAREFFDAVPALARKLQTLMDVGLTYIRLGQSATTLSGGEAQRVKLARELSKRGTGQTLYILDEPTTGLHFADIQQLLEVLHQLRDQGNTIVVIEHNLDVIKTADWIVDLGPEGGSGGGEILVSGTPETVAECEASHTARFLKPMLK; this is translated from the coding sequence ATGGATAAGATCGAAGTTCGGGGCGCCCGCACCCATAATCTCAAAAACATCAACCTCGTTATCCCGCGCGACAAACTCATTGTCGTCACCGGGCTTTCCGGGTCTGGCAAATCTTCACTCGCTTTCGACACCCTGTATGCCGAAGGCCAGCGTCGCTACGTCGAATCGCTCTCCGCCTATGCGCGACAGTTCCTGTCGCTGATGGAGAAGCCGGACGTCGACCATATCGAAGGGCTGTCGCCGGCGATTTCCATCGAACAGAAATCAACCTCTCACAACCCCCGCTCGACGGTGGGTACTATTACCGAAATTCACGACTATCTGCGTCTGCTGTACGCCCGCGTCGGCGAGCCGCGCTGTCCGGATCACGATGTGCCGCTGGCGGCGCAAACCGTCAGTCAGATGGTCGATAATGTCCTCGCCCAGCCGGAAGGCCTGCGCCTGATGCTGCTGGCGCCCATTATTAAAGAGCGCAAAGGCGAGCACACTAAAACCCTGGAAAACCTCGCCAGTCAGGGCTACATCCGCGCGCGGATCGACGGCGAGGTCTGCGATCTGTCGGATCCGCCGAAGCTGGAGCTGCAGAAGAAGCACACCATTGAGGTGGTGATTGACCGCTTCAAAGTACGCGACGATCTGGCGCAGCGCCTGGCCGAGTCGTTTGAAACCGCGCTGGAGCTTTCCGGCGGGACCGCCATTGTGGCCAATATGGATGATGAGAAAGCGGAAGAACTGCTGTTTTCCGCCAACTTCGCCTGCCCGATCTGCGGCTACAGTATGCGCGAGCTGGAGCCGCGCCTGTTCTCCTTTAACAACCCGGCGGGTGCCTGCCCGACCTGCGACGGTCTCGGCGTGCAGCAATATTTCGACCCCGATCGCGTGGTGCAAAATCCGGAGCTGTCGCTGGCGGGCGGCGCCATCCGCGGCTGGGATCGGCGTAACTTCTACTACTTCCAGATGCTGAAGTCGCTGGCGGAGCACTATAAATTCGACGTCGAAGCGCCGTGGGGCACCCTCAGCGCCAGCGTGCAGAAAGTGGTGCTGTATGGTTCCGGTAAGGAAAGTATTGAATTCAAATACATGAACGACCGCGGCGACACCTCGGTGCGCCGTCACCCGTTCGAAGGCGTGCTGCATAACATGGAGCGCCGTTACAAAGAGACGGAATCCAGCGCGGTACGCGAAGAGCTGGCGAAGTTCATCAGCAACCGTCCGTGCGCCAGCTGCGACGGCACGCGCCTGCGTCGCGAGGCGCGCCACGTGTTTGTGGAAAACACCCCGCTGCCGACCATTTCCGATATGAGCATCGGCCACGCGATGGATTTCTTCAACAATCTGAAGCTCTCCGGCCAGCGGGCGAAAATCGCCGAAAAAGTGCTGAAAGAGATTGGCGATCGTCTGAAATTCCTCGTCAACGTCGGCCTCAACTACCTGACGCTCTCCCGCTCGGCGGAAACGCTCTCCGGCGGCGAAGCCCAGCGTATCCGTCTGGCAAGCCAGATTGGCGCCGGGCTGGTTGGCGTGATGTACGTCCTGGATGAACCCTCTATCGGCCTGCACCAGCGCGATAACGAACGCCTGCTCGGCACCCTGATCCACCTGCGTAATTTAGGTAACACAGTGATCGTCGTTGAGCACGACGAAGACGCGATTCGCGCCGCCGACCATGTGATCGATATCGGTCCCGGCGCTGGCGTTCACGGTGGCCAGGTAGTAGCGGAAGGGCCGCTGGAGGCCATTATGGCGGTCCCGGAATCCCTGACCGGCCAGTTCATGAGCGGTAAACGCAAAATTGAAGTGCCGAAGCAGCGCGTGCCCGCCAACCCGGAGAAAGTCCTCAAGCTGACCGGCGCGCGCGGCAACAACCTGAAGGATGTAACGCTGACCCTGCCGGTGGGCCTGTTTACCTGCATCACCGGCGTCTCCGGCTCGGGTAAATCCACGCTGATCAACGATACCCTGTTCCCGATTGCCCAGCGCCAGCTCAACGGCGCGACCATCGCCGAACCAGCGCCATATCGCGACATCCAGGGGCTGGAACATTTCGATAAAGTTATCGATATCGACCAGAGCCCGATCGGCCGGACGCCGCGCTCCAACCCGGCAACCTATACCGGGGTGTTTACCCCCGTGCGCGAGCTGTTCGCCGGCGTACCGGAGTCTCGTTCACGCGGCTATACGCCAGGGCGCTTTAGCTTTAACGTTCGTGGTGGGCGCTGCGAAGCCTGCCAGGGCGACGGCGTTATTAAGGTTGAGATGCACTTCCTGCCGGATATCTACGTGCCGTGCGACCAGTGCAAAGGCAAACGCTATAACCGCGAAACGCTGGAGATTAAGTACAAGGGTAAGACCATCCACGAAGTGCTGGATATGACCATTGAAGAGGCGCGTGAATTCTTTGATGCCGTACCGGCGCTGGCGCGTAAGCTGCAAACCCTGATGGACGTCGGCCTGACCTATATTCGTCTCGGCCAGTCGGCGACAACCCTGTCCGGCGGCGAGGCGCAGCGCGTGAAGCTGGCGCGCGAGCTGTCCAAGCGCGGTACCGGCCAGACGCTGTATATCCTCGATGAGCCGACCACCGGTCTGCACTTCGCCGATATCCAGCAGTTGCTGGAAGTGCTGCACCAGCTGCGCGATCAGGGCAATACCATCGTGGTGATTGAGCACAACCTCGATGTGATTAAAACCGCAGACTGGATTGTCGATCTCGGCCCGGAAGGCGGCAGCGGCGGCGGCGAAATCCTGGTCTCCGGTACGCCGGAAACCGTCGCAGAGTGCGAAGCCTCGCACACCGCGCGCTTCCTGAAGCCGATGCTGAAATAA
- the dnaB gene encoding replicative DNA helicase, which yields MAGNKPFNKPQTETRERDPQLAGLKVPPHSIEAEQSVLGGLMLDNERWDDVAERVVADDFYTRPHRHIFTEMARLQESGSPIDLITLAESLERQGQLDSVGGFAYLAELSKNTPSAANISAYADIVRERAVVREMISVANEIAEAGFDPQGRTSEDLLDLAESRVFKIAESRANKDEGPKNIADVLDATVARIEQLFQQPHDGVTGVNTGYDDLNKKTAGLQPSDLIIVAARPSMGKTTFAMNLVENAAMLQDKPVLIFSLEMPSEQIMMRSLASLSRVDQTRIRTGQLDDEDWARISGTMGILLEKRNIYIDDSSGLTPTEVRSRARRIAREHGGIGLIMIDYLQLMRVPSLSDNRTLEIAEISRSLKALAKELQVPVVALSQLNRSLEQRADKRPVNSDLRESGSIEQDADLIMFIYRDEVYHENSDLKGIAEIIIGKQRNGPIGTVRLTFNGQWSRFDNYAGPQYDDE from the coding sequence ATGGCAGGAAATAAACCCTTCAACAAACCACAGACAGAAACCCGCGAACGCGATCCGCAGCTCGCCGGGCTGAAAGTCCCGCCGCACTCGATTGAAGCGGAGCAGTCGGTGTTGGGCGGTTTAATGCTGGATAACGAGCGCTGGGACGACGTCGCCGAACGCGTCGTTGCCGACGACTTTTATACCCGTCCGCACCGTCATATTTTTACCGAGATGGCGCGCCTGCAGGAGTCCGGCAGCCCGATTGACCTGATTACGCTCGCCGAGTCGCTGGAGCGTCAGGGGCAGCTGGACAGCGTCGGCGGCTTCGCCTATCTGGCCGAACTCTCCAAAAATACGCCCAGTGCGGCGAACATCAGCGCCTATGCCGACATCGTGCGCGAACGTGCGGTCGTGCGCGAGATGATTTCGGTGGCCAACGAGATCGCCGAAGCCGGCTTCGACCCGCAGGGGCGAACCAGCGAAGATCTGCTTGACCTCGCCGAGTCCCGGGTTTTCAAAATCGCCGAAAGCCGGGCCAATAAAGACGAAGGGCCGAAGAACATCGCCGATGTGCTCGATGCCACCGTCGCCCGTATTGAACAGCTGTTCCAACAGCCGCACGACGGCGTCACCGGGGTTAACACCGGCTACGACGACCTCAACAAAAAGACCGCAGGCCTGCAGCCGTCGGATCTGATTATCGTCGCCGCCCGTCCGTCGATGGGTAAAACGACCTTCGCGATGAACCTCGTGGAAAACGCGGCGATGTTGCAGGACAAGCCGGTATTAATCTTCAGTCTCGAGATGCCCTCGGAACAGATCATGATGCGTTCTCTGGCCTCGCTGTCGCGCGTCGATCAGACCCGCATTCGTACCGGTCAACTGGACGACGAAGACTGGGCGCGGATCTCCGGCACCATGGGCATCCTGCTGGAAAAGCGCAATATCTATATCGATGACTCCTCCGGCCTGACGCCGACGGAAGTGCGCTCCCGCGCGCGGCGTATCGCTCGCGAGCATGGCGGCATCGGACTGATTATGATCGACTACCTGCAGCTGATGCGCGTGCCGTCGCTCTCGGACAACCGTACCCTTGAGATCGCCGAAATCTCCCGCTCGCTGAAGGCGCTGGCCAAAGAGCTGCAGGTGCCGGTGGTGGCGCTGTCGCAGCTTAACCGCTCGCTGGAGCAGCGCGCCGATAAGCGCCCGGTCAACTCCGACCTGCGTGAGTCCGGCTCTATCGAACAGGATGCCGACTTAATCATGTTCATTTACCGTGATGAGGTCTATCACGAGAACAGCGATCTTAAAGGCATCGCGGAAATTATCATTGGTAAACAACGTAACGGCCCGATCGGCACCGTGCGACTGACCTTTAACGGCCAGTGGTCGCGTTTCGATAATTATGCCGGTCCTCAGTATGATGATGAGTAA
- a CDS encoding secondary thiamine-phosphate synthase enzyme YjbQ, whose product MWYQQTLTLGPKSRGFHLVTDEILGQIRGLAGVKVGLLHLLLQHTSASLTLNENCDPTVRYDMEQYFLNAVPDNAPYEHDYEGPDDMPSHIKSSMLGASLMLPVEDGRVRLGTWQGIWLGEHRIHGGSRRIVATLMGE is encoded by the coding sequence ATGTGGTATCAGCAAACCCTGACGCTTGGGCCCAAATCCCGTGGTTTTCATCTGGTCACCGACGAAATCCTCGGCCAGATCCGCGGGTTGGCCGGGGTGAAGGTCGGCCTGCTGCACCTCCTGCTCCAGCATACTTCTGCTTCCCTGACGCTCAACGAAAACTGCGATCCCACCGTTCGGTATGACATGGAGCAGTATTTTCTCAACGCCGTGCCGGATAACGCGCCGTACGAACATGATTATGAAGGCCCTGATGATATGCCTTCGCACATCAAATCATCGATGCTTGGCGCGTCGCTGATGCTGCCGGTCGAGGACGGGCGCGTCAGACTGGGAACCTGGCAGGGCATCTGGCTGGGGGAGCATCGGATACACGGCGGTTCGCGGCGCATCGTTGCGACGCTCATGGGGGAATAA
- the ssb1 gene encoding single-stranded DNA-binding protein SSB1 yields MASRGVNKVILVGNLGQDPEVRYMPSGGAVANFTLATSESWRDKQTGEMKEQTEWHRVVLFGKLAEVAGEYLRKGSQVYIEGQLRTRKWTDQSGQDKYTTEVVVNVGGTMQMLGGRQGGGAPAGGGQQQGGWGQPQQPQGGNQFSGGAQSRPQQQAPAAPSNEPPMDFDDDIPF; encoded by the coding sequence ATGGCCAGCAGAGGCGTAAACAAGGTGATTCTCGTCGGTAATCTGGGGCAGGACCCGGAAGTACGCTACATGCCAAGTGGCGGCGCAGTCGCCAACTTCACGCTGGCAACTTCCGAATCCTGGCGTGACAAGCAGACCGGCGAAATGAAAGAGCAGACCGAGTGGCACCGCGTTGTGCTGTTCGGCAAACTGGCTGAAGTCGCTGGTGAGTATCTGCGCAAAGGCTCTCAGGTATATATCGAAGGCCAGCTGCGTACCCGCAAGTGGACCGATCAATCCGGTCAGGACAAATACACCACCGAAGTCGTGGTTAACGTTGGCGGCACCATGCAGATGCTGGGCGGCCGTCAGGGCGGCGGCGCACCGGCAGGCGGCGGCCAGCAGCAGGGCGGTTGGGGTCAGCCTCAGCAGCCGCAGGGCGGCAACCAGTTCAGCGGCGGCGCGCAGTCCCGTCCGCAGCAGCAGGCCCCGGCAGCGCCTTCCAACGAACCGCCGATGGACTTCGACGACGACATCCCGTTTTAA